A window from Candidatus Neomarinimicrobiota bacterium encodes these proteins:
- the hisG gene encoding ATP phosphoribosyltransferase has protein sequence MEDILMQLKLGLPKGSLQESTFQLMRLAGFNFYSNSRSYFPKCDDPSIEAMLLRAQEMATYVEDGVLDAGLTGKDWIEERDADIVEVSELVYAKSSFSAVRWVLAVPNDSDIQSVQDLQGKRIATEAVNLTKKYLAKNGVDAEVEFSWGATEVKAPSLVDAIVELTETGSSLRANNLRVVETVLESTTRLIANKAAYAKPDKKKKIDNIAMLLQGAINAKEKVGLKFNIEETKVDKVRELLPAMKQPTVSPLTEEGWVALEIIVNEDIVREFIPSLKEYGASDIIEYPLNKVIY, from the coding sequence ATGGAGGATATTTTAATGCAACTCAAACTCGGACTACCCAAGGGCAGTTTGCAGGAATCCACGTTTCAACTCATGCGCCTGGCCGGATTTAACTTTTATTCAAATAGTCGAAGCTATTTTCCCAAGTGCGACGATCCCTCTATCGAGGCGATGTTACTGCGGGCCCAGGAGATGGCAACATACGTGGAAGACGGTGTCCTGGATGCCGGTCTCACGGGAAAGGACTGGATAGAGGAGCGAGACGCCGACATTGTGGAAGTCAGTGAGCTGGTGTATGCCAAAAGTAGCTTTTCTGCTGTCCGCTGGGTGCTCGCGGTACCGAACGATAGCGATATTCAATCTGTTCAGGACCTGCAGGGAAAGCGAATTGCCACTGAAGCAGTAAACCTCACGAAAAAATATCTGGCGAAAAACGGCGTGGATGCGGAAGTGGAATTCTCCTGGGGTGCCACGGAAGTTAAAGCCCCGAGTCTCGTAGATGCTATCGTGGAACTCACCGAAACGGGCAGTTCGCTGCGCGCGAATAATTTGCGCGTCGTTGAAACAGTACTAGAATCCACGACACGGTTGATCGCAAATAAAGCGGCCTATGCCAAACCGGACAAAAAGAAAAAAATCGATAATATCGCCATGCTGCTCCAGGGCGCTATTAATGCCAAAGAAAAGGTCGGACTGAAGTTCAACATTGAGGAGACCAAAGTGGACAAAGTCCGGGAATTGCTCCCGGCGATGAAGCAGCCGACGGTCTCTCCGCTCACCGAGGAAGGGTGGGTCGCACTGGAAATTATCGTGAACGAGGATATTGTCCGTGAATTCATTCCCAGCCTTAAGGAATACGGCGCCAGCGATATCATCGAATACCCGCTGAACAAGGTAATTTATTAG
- the hisD gene encoding histidinol dehydrogenase: MTINRYKSADEFRREFNRTAVLTPELTETVMKIIREVRDNGDSALREFTARFDGVERDSIHADDNDWSAASDIDDNVLDLMSNAAENIRLFHEREFEIEQSWKSGEEASYIGQQITPLKRVGVYVPGGTAAYPSSVLMNIIPAQVAGVDEIAIATPPSRENGRINPLVLSAARILEVEEIYAMGGAQAIAALAYGTDSIEPVDKITGPGNQYVNEAKRQVFGQVGIESLAGPSEILILADSHAKPEYLAADLLSQAEHDAQARALLISTDQEILDKTEMALESQLDDLPRGKIAAASLENHGGLIKTESLAEGIELVNEIAPEHLELALRDPEFVLKDIRNAGCVFLGEQTPEPVGDYWAGTNHILPTAGSARFASALSVQDFVRRTSVVRYDKEALQNNGKDIADFARLEGLEAHARAVDLRLASGEGVDDE, from the coding sequence ATGACCATCAATCGATACAAATCCGCGGATGAATTTCGGAGGGAATTCAACCGGACTGCCGTTCTCACGCCAGAATTAACCGAGACGGTGATGAAAATTATCCGGGAAGTTCGGGACAATGGCGATAGTGCACTACGGGAGTTTACGGCCCGCTTCGATGGGGTGGAGCGTGACTCTATCCACGCTGACGATAACGATTGGTCCGCTGCGTCGGATATCGATGACAACGTGTTGGACCTTATGTCTAATGCTGCGGAGAATATCCGGCTGTTCCACGAACGGGAATTTGAAATTGAGCAGTCCTGGAAATCCGGGGAAGAGGCTTCTTACATCGGTCAGCAGATTACCCCACTCAAAAGGGTCGGCGTGTATGTTCCCGGTGGAACAGCCGCGTATCCGTCCTCAGTGTTGATGAATATTATTCCGGCGCAGGTGGCCGGAGTAGATGAAATCGCCATTGCTACGCCGCCATCGAGGGAAAACGGCCGGATTAATCCGCTGGTTCTCTCGGCAGCCCGGATCCTGGAGGTTGAGGAAATCTACGCCATGGGCGGGGCCCAGGCGATTGCAGCACTGGCGTACGGCACGGATTCCATCGAACCAGTGGACAAGATTACCGGTCCCGGAAATCAGTATGTGAACGAGGCGAAGCGTCAGGTCTTTGGGCAGGTGGGTATCGAGTCGCTGGCCGGTCCCAGCGAAATCCTGATTCTGGCGGATAGCCACGCTAAACCGGAATACCTGGCGGCAGATCTGCTTTCTCAGGCGGAGCACGATGCACAGGCTCGCGCGCTCCTGATCTCAACAGATCAGGAAATCCTGGACAAAACCGAAATGGCGCTGGAATCTCAGTTGGACGATCTCCCCAGGGGAAAAATTGCCGCAGCATCTCTGGAAAACCACGGCGGCTTAATCAAAACAGAATCTCTGGCTGAAGGTATTGAGCTGGTCAACGAGATCGCCCCGGAGCACCTGGAACTAGCGCTGCGGGATCCGGAGTTTGTGCTGAAGGATATCCGGAATGCCGGTTGTGTCTTCCTGGGCGAACAGACGCCTGAGCCGGTGGGAGATTACTGGGCGGGCACCAACCACATTCTGCCGACGGCCGGTTCTGCACGGTTCGCATCGGCGCTCTCGGTGCAGGATTTCGTCCGGAGAACCTCGGTCGTACGATATGATAAAGAGGCATTACAAAATAACGGCAAAGATATCGCTGACTTTGCAAGGCTCGAAGGACTGGAAGCCCACGCCAGAGCAGTGGATTTACGGCTCGCATCCGGAGAGGGTGTCGACGATGAGTAA
- the hybB gene encoding Ni/Fe-hydrogenase cytochrome b subunit, whose translation MELGALKDKYIGKITFWKAVFFVVVAVGLYSTFVRYFFGLGASTNLSDQFPWGLWIGFDVMTGVALASGGFTLAAVVYIFNIKQFKPVIRPAILTAFLGYILVIVGILFDLGKPWNIWHVMVMWNPHSVMFEVGWCVMLYTTVLALEFSPVVFEKFRLEKPLKIIKSATFVLVILGVILSTLHQSSLGSLFLIVPEKLHPLWYSALLPVNFFFSAVMVGFAMVIFESYLSSRAFNKRLEKPLLMELARGAVFLIMMYLILKFIDFARRDAFGYLFEPTFETLMFWLEIGLGAIVPMILLAIPKIRRNETALFWGATLVVVGVVMNRLNVAITGMQGAAGTTYYPSWMEVSITLMIVALGFAAFRMIAKHFPVFEATEPIPASQQVKVKVSVKSKQALMESS comes from the coding sequence ATGGAACTTGGTGCACTGAAAGATAAATATATAGGGAAAATTACCTTCTGGAAGGCGGTGTTTTTCGTCGTCGTTGCAGTTGGTTTGTACTCCACATTTGTCCGGTACTTCTTTGGTCTTGGCGCATCCACAAATCTGTCCGACCAGTTCCCATGGGGACTCTGGATTGGATTTGACGTAATGACCGGTGTCGCCCTGGCTTCCGGTGGATTTACGCTGGCCGCAGTAGTTTATATCTTCAACATCAAACAGTTCAAGCCCGTGATTCGCCCGGCAATTTTAACGGCATTCCTGGGATATATCCTCGTAATTGTCGGCATCCTGTTTGACCTTGGTAAGCCATGGAACATCTGGCATGTCATGGTTATGTGGAATCCCCACTCAGTGATGTTTGAAGTGGGATGGTGTGTCATGCTGTATACGACGGTCCTGGCATTGGAGTTTAGTCCGGTAGTGTTCGAAAAATTCCGCCTGGAAAAACCGCTGAAGATCATAAAGAGCGCCACCTTCGTACTGGTAATACTCGGGGTGATCCTCTCGACGTTGCATCAATCTTCACTGGGGTCGTTGTTCCTGATTGTTCCGGAAAAACTTCACCCGTTGTGGTATAGCGCCTTGCTACCTGTCAACTTTTTCTTCTCAGCGGTTATGGTGGGATTTGCCATGGTGATATTCGAATCCTATCTCAGTTCCAGGGCCTTTAACAAGCGCCTGGAAAAACCGTTGCTCATGGAATTGGCGCGTGGGGCAGTTTTCCTGATTATGATGTACCTGATATTGAAGTTTATTGATTTTGCCCGCAGAGATGCCTTCGGTTATTTGTTTGAGCCTACCTTTGAAACCCTGATGTTCTGGCTGGAAATCGGTCTGGGAGCAATTGTTCCCATGATATTACTGGCCATTCCCAAAATCCGGCGCAACGAGACCGCATTGTTCTGGGGGGCAACCTTGGTGGTCGTGGGGGTGGTGATGAACCGCCTGAATGTCGCAATCACTGGAATGCAGGGTGCTGCCGGCACCACCTATTATCCCAGCTGGATGGAAGTCTCCATTACACTTATGATTGTGGCACTGGGCTTTGCGGCGTTTCGGATGATTGCCAAGCATTTTCCGGTATTCGAGGCGACCGAACCAATTCCTGCTTCACAGCAGGTTAAGGTAAAAGTTTCGGTGAAATCGAAGCAGGCATTGATGGAATCAAGTTAA